The proteins below are encoded in one region of Bacillus vallismortis:
- a CDS encoding SpoIIE family protein phosphatase — MDKQLNDAPCGFLTLSEEGSIIAVNRTLLKILDYRSEQVIGQHMDTILTVSAQLFYQLYFVPLLKLEKHIEEMYISLKTSDGEEIPTLVNAVVREDKGASVTECVLIPMRKRNEYENELLMARNDAQEALLAKQKANAELEIALETLKAKQEELLKTNKQNQQFKLNTKRELELARKIQEYSLTEPIVNDQIQIDAYYKASSELSGDLYGFYQIDEHRYGIIILDVMGHGISSALITMSLHPLFQRQITQGLSPDKVMKELDRHLHSLFQNDEEARHYCTAIYLEVDTARQRIDYVNAGHPPALWQGAGGTQHPLPATAPPIGMFEDAVFQSKSLSYTEGGGRLLLYTDGVMDPTASCYLFDLLKDHPDLPIAGLKENILTSLHHHKEAHHKSDDECFIVVDVK; from the coding sequence ATGGACAAACAATTGAATGATGCACCATGCGGTTTTCTCACTTTGTCAGAAGAGGGTTCGATCATAGCTGTCAACCGTACCCTGCTCAAGATTCTGGATTATCGTTCGGAACAGGTGATCGGCCAGCATATGGATACAATTTTGACCGTTTCCGCACAGCTTTTCTACCAGCTCTATTTTGTGCCTCTTTTAAAACTAGAGAAGCACATCGAAGAAATGTACATTTCTTTGAAGACAAGTGATGGAGAAGAAATCCCCACCCTGGTCAATGCTGTTGTAAGAGAAGATAAAGGAGCATCCGTCACTGAGTGTGTTCTCATTCCGATGCGGAAACGAAACGAATATGAAAATGAACTTCTAATGGCCAGAAACGACGCTCAGGAAGCTTTGCTTGCCAAGCAGAAAGCCAATGCTGAGTTAGAAATTGCCTTGGAAACACTGAAGGCAAAACAAGAAGAACTTCTTAAGACCAACAAACAAAATCAGCAATTTAAATTAAACACCAAAAGAGAGCTCGAGCTCGCCAGGAAGATTCAAGAATACTCATTGACTGAACCGATTGTAAACGATCAGATTCAAATTGACGCTTATTACAAAGCATCCAGTGAGTTATCCGGTGATCTATACGGATTTTATCAAATTGATGAACATCGTTACGGCATTATTATCCTTGATGTGATGGGACACGGGATTTCATCTGCATTGATTACGATGTCTCTTCATCCTTTGTTCCAGCGCCAGATCACGCAAGGTCTCAGCCCCGACAAAGTCATGAAGGAATTAGACCGGCACCTGCACAGCTTGTTTCAAAATGATGAGGAAGCGAGACATTATTGCACGGCTATTTATCTTGAGGTTGATACAGCCCGGCAAAGAATTGATTATGTCAACGCAGGACATCCGCCGGCATTATGGCAGGGCGCCGGCGGAACCCAACATCCGCTGCCCGCTACCGCGCCTCCGATCGGGATGTTTGAAGACGCGGTGTTTCAGTCAAAAAGCCTTTCATATACTGAAGGCGGCGGAAGGCTCCTGCTGTATACTGATGGTGTGATGGACCCCACAGCTTCATGTTATTTATTTGATTTATTAAAGGATCACCCCGATTTGCCTATTGCTGGTCTGAAAGAGAACATCCTTACATCACTGCATCACCATAAGGAAGCCCATCATAAAAGTGATGACGAATGTTTTATAGTAGTTGATGTAAAATAA
- a CDS encoding alpha/beta fold hydrolase has protein sequence MNEAILSRNDVKVKGNGKTSIIFAPGFGCDQSVWNAVAPAFEEEYQVILFDYVGSGNSDIRAYDLNRYRTLEGYAQDVLDVCEALNLEETVFVGHSVGAVIGMLASIRRPALFSHLVMVGPSPCYLDDPPEYYGGFEEEQLRGLLEMMEKNYIGWATVFAGTVLNQPDRPDIKEELESRFCSTDPVIARQFAKAAFFSDHREDLSKVTAPSLILQSADDIIAPASVGEYMHKHLPYSTLRQMEARGHCPHMSHPEETIQLISDYLQAHVI, from the coding sequence ATGAACGAAGCGATTTTGTCTCGAAATGATGTAAAGGTGAAGGGAAACGGCAAAACATCTATCATTTTCGCCCCCGGTTTTGGATGTGATCAAAGCGTGTGGAATGCCGTGGCGCCGGCCTTCGAGGAAGAGTATCAAGTTATTTTATTTGATTACGTCGGTTCTGGGAATTCGGATATACGCGCATATGACCTGAATCGTTACCGGACACTTGAAGGCTATGCCCAAGATGTTCTTGATGTTTGCGAGGCTTTAAATCTGGAAGAGACCGTGTTTGTGGGGCACTCTGTCGGGGCTGTGATTGGGATGCTAGCTTCCATCCGCCGCCCTGCGCTTTTTTCCCATTTGGTGATGGTGGGACCTTCTCCATGTTATTTAGATGATCCCCCTGAGTATTACGGAGGATTTGAGGAGGAGCAGCTCCGTGGTTTGCTGGAGATGATGGAGAAAAATTACATAGGCTGGGCAACTGTATTTGCAGGAACGGTTCTGAATCAGCCAGATCGGCCTGACATCAAGGAAGAGCTTGAAAGCCGTTTTTGTTCTACTGATCCTGTGATTGCCCGCCAATTCGCAAAAGCCGCGTTTTTTTCTGATCACCGAGAGGATCTTTCGAAGGTAACAGCTCCCTCACTGATTCTCCAAAGTGCTGATGATATCATCGCACCGGCTTCAGTAGGCGAATATATGCATAAGCATCTTCCATATAGTACACTTAGACAAATGGAGGCTCGCGGGCATTGTCCCCACATGAGCCATCCTGAAGAGACGATCCAGCTGATCAGCGATTATTTGCAAGCGCACGTGATATAG
- the lutC gene encoding lactate utilization protein LutC, which produces MTKGTVQNQESFLNRVASRLGRDRRTGGVAVPEWAHQPQYRTLEGYSADDLVTVLKNHCVKIHTELIETDSTGLYDALREQVSRFSGGPVIIPKDPRFEAYGLKSLLTKDWPSDGTPVWEWDADKGEENIKKAEQANVGITFSEITLAESGTVVLFSSKDIGRSVSLLPTTYIAIVPKSSIVPRMTQASDIIRQNIADGTTVPSCVNYITGPSNSADIEMDLVVGVHGPVKAAYLLVSDR; this is translated from the coding sequence ATGACGAAGGGGACCGTTCAGAATCAAGAGAGCTTTTTAAACCGGGTCGCATCACGCCTGGGACGTGACAGAAGAACAGGGGGCGTGGCAGTCCCTGAGTGGGCGCATCAGCCGCAATATCGCACACTTGAAGGATATTCAGCGGATGACTTGGTCACAGTGCTCAAAAACCATTGTGTCAAAATCCATACAGAGCTGATTGAAACGGATTCAACCGGCTTATATGATGCCCTGCGCGAGCAAGTCAGCCGCTTTTCCGGAGGCCCTGTCATCATTCCGAAGGATCCGCGCTTTGAAGCATACGGGCTAAAAAGCCTGCTCACCAAAGACTGGCCGAGCGATGGAACGCCGGTCTGGGAGTGGGATGCTGACAAAGGCGAAGAAAATATCAAAAAAGCGGAGCAAGCCAATGTTGGAATTACATTCAGTGAAATCACACTGGCCGAGTCGGGGACGGTTGTCCTCTTCTCCTCAAAAGATATCGGCCGGTCTGTCAGCCTTCTGCCGACGACCTACATTGCGATTGTGCCAAAATCAAGCATTGTGCCGAGAATGACGCAAGCCAGTGATATCATTCGCCAAAACATTGCGGACGGCACCACTGTCCCCTCCTGCGTCAACTACATTACCGGACCGAGCAACTCGGCCGATATCGAAATGGACTTGGTTGTCGGCGTGCACGGACCTGTAAAAGCCGCATATCTTCTCGTCTCTGACCGCTAA
- the lutA gene encoding lactate utilization iron-sulfur protein LutA: MKVSLFVTCLVDMFQTNVGKATVELLERLGCEVDFPEGQICCGQPAYNSGYVSDAKKAMKRMIETFQDSEYVVSPSGSCTTMFREYPHLFQDDPQWADKAKKLADKTYELTDFIVNVLGVEDVGASLHTKATLHTSCHMSRLLGVREEPMKLLSHVKGLEFTALPGKHNCCGFGGTFSVKMAQISEQMVDEKVACVEDTGAEVLIGADCGCLMNIGGRLDRKDKNVKVMHIAEVLNSR, from the coding sequence ATGAAAGTCTCACTTTTTGTCACTTGTCTTGTTGATATGTTTCAAACAAATGTCGGAAAAGCGACGGTTGAGCTGTTGGAGCGGCTTGGATGTGAGGTTGATTTTCCGGAGGGGCAGATCTGCTGCGGGCAGCCGGCTTATAACAGCGGCTATGTGAGTGACGCCAAAAAAGCAATGAAACGGATGATCGAAACGTTCCAGGATTCCGAATATGTCGTCAGTCCTTCCGGTTCCTGCACAACGATGTTCCGAGAATATCCGCACCTGTTTCAGGATGACCCGCAATGGGCCGATAAAGCGAAAAAGCTGGCGGATAAAACGTATGAACTGACCGATTTTATCGTGAACGTCCTTGGCGTTGAGGATGTCGGAGCGAGCCTTCATACAAAAGCGACCTTACATACGTCGTGCCATATGTCGCGGCTGCTCGGAGTTCGGGAGGAGCCGATGAAGCTCTTGAGCCATGTGAAGGGCCTAGAGTTCACAGCGCTTCCGGGCAAACATAACTGCTGCGGATTCGGAGGAACATTCTCCGTCAAAATGGCGCAGATTTCTGAACAGATGGTCGACGAAAAAGTCGCATGCGTGGAGGATACGGGTGCGGAGGTACTGATCGGAGCTGACTGCGGCTGTTTGATGAATATCGGGGGCCGGCTTGACCGAAAAGACAAAAATGTCAAAGTGATGCACATCGCCGAAGTGCTCAACAGCAGATAA
- a CDS encoding response regulator transcription factor, which produces MIRLLIAEDQRMLLGALGSLLDLEEDMEVIGQARNGEEAFKAILELEPDVCIMDIEMPARSGLDVAEELMQKGSGSKIIILTTFARPGYFERAVKAGVHGYLLKDGEIDDLADAIRKSVKGKRVFSPELTFNMMRDENPLTVREQEILRLAALGKTTKDITLELYLSQGTVRNYISEIIQKLDAKNRTEAASIAEEKGWI; this is translated from the coding sequence ATGATTCGTCTGTTGATTGCTGAGGACCAGCGAATGCTTTTAGGCGCTTTGGGATCTCTGCTTGATTTAGAAGAGGATATGGAAGTCATCGGACAAGCACGAAACGGGGAAGAAGCGTTCAAAGCCATTTTGGAGCTGGAGCCGGATGTATGCATCATGGACATTGAAATGCCGGCCCGGAGCGGGTTGGATGTGGCAGAGGAATTGATGCAAAAAGGCAGCGGCAGCAAGATTATTATTTTAACAACCTTTGCCCGTCCCGGCTATTTTGAACGCGCCGTTAAAGCCGGCGTACATGGCTATCTCCTGAAAGACGGCGAAATTGACGATTTGGCCGACGCCATCCGAAAGAGTGTAAAGGGTAAACGAGTCTTCAGCCCGGAGCTGACGTTTAATATGATGCGAGACGAAAATCCACTCACCGTAAGAGAACAAGAAATTCTGCGGCTGGCGGCTTTAGGCAAGACAACAAAAGATATTACGCTTGAACTCTATTTATCTCAAGGCACAGTCCGAAACTATATTTCAGAAATCATCCAAAAGCTCGATGCGAAAAACCGGACAGAAGCCGCCAGCATTGCTGAGGAAAAAGGCTGGATCTAA
- the lutB gene encoding lactate utilization iron-sulfur protein LutB, producing MAMKIGTDAFKERVSQGIDNEFMRGAVSGAQERLRTRRLEAAEELGNWEEWRSLSEEIRQHVLENLDFYLGQLAENVAKRGGHVYFAETSEEASSYIRDVIQKKNGKKIVKSKSMVTEEINLNEVLEKEGCEVVETDLGEYILQIDDHDPPSHIVAPALHKNKEQIRDVFKERLDYQHTEKPEELVMHARAILREKFLEADIGITGCNFAIADTGSVSLVTNEGNGRLVSTLPKTQITVMGMERIVPTFSEFEVLVSMLTRSAVGQRLTSYITALTGPKLEGEVDGPEEFHLVIVDNGRSNILGTEFQSVLQCIRCAACINVCPVYRHVGGHSYGSIYSGPIGAVLSPLLGGYDDYKELPYASTLCAACSEACPVKIPLHELLLKHRQNIVEKEGRAPISEKLAMKAFGLGASSLPLYKMGSKWAPAAMTPFTEGEKMSKGPGPLKSWTQIRDFPAPHKSRFRDWFTDRETSERAKEEES from the coding sequence ATGGCGATGAAAATCGGTACTGACGCTTTTAAAGAGCGGGTATCACAGGGGATTGATAATGAATTTATGAGAGGTGCTGTTTCTGGTGCGCAGGAACGTCTGCGGACACGGCGCCTTGAAGCGGCCGAAGAGCTGGGAAACTGGGAAGAATGGCGCTCCTTATCAGAGGAAATCAGGCAGCATGTCCTTGAAAATCTCGATTTCTATCTCGGCCAGCTTGCCGAAAATGTGGCGAAACGAGGCGGGCATGTTTATTTCGCGGAAACATCGGAAGAGGCGTCTTCTTATATTCGCGACGTTATTCAAAAGAAGAATGGAAAGAAGATCGTAAAATCAAAATCAATGGTCACGGAGGAAATCAATCTGAATGAGGTGCTGGAGAAGGAAGGCTGTGAGGTCGTTGAAACCGATCTTGGCGAGTATATTTTGCAGATTGACGATCACGATCCGCCGTCACATATCGTAGCGCCCGCCCTTCATAAAAATAAAGAACAGATACGCGATGTGTTTAAAGAAAGGCTGGACTATCAACATACAGAAAAACCGGAAGAGCTTGTGATGCATGCGCGCGCCATCCTCCGGGAAAAGTTTCTCGAAGCGGATATCGGCATTACAGGCTGTAACTTCGCCATCGCTGATACGGGTTCTGTCAGCCTTGTGACCAATGAAGGCAATGGACGGCTTGTGAGCACATTGCCAAAAACGCAAATCACCGTCATGGGAATGGAGCGGATTGTCCCGACATTTTCTGAATTCGAAGTGCTTGTCAGCATGCTGACAAGAAGCGCTGTCGGACAGCGGCTGACAAGTTATATTACGGCTCTGACAGGCCCGAAGCTGGAAGGGGAAGTAGACGGGCCGGAGGAATTCCATCTAGTCATTGTTGATAATGGCCGGTCCAACATTCTCGGAACGGAATTCCAGTCTGTCCTGCAATGTATCCGCTGTGCCGCCTGTATCAACGTCTGCCCTGTGTACCGCCATGTAGGCGGGCACTCTTACGGCTCAATTTATTCGGGGCCGATCGGGGCGGTTTTATCACCGCTGCTCGGCGGTTATGACGATTATAAGGAGCTGCCGTACGCATCTACGCTGTGCGCGGCTTGTTCAGAAGCCTGCCCGGTCAAAATTCCGCTACATGAGCTGCTTCTCAAGCATCGCCAGAACATCGTTGAAAAAGAAGGCAGGGCGCCGATCAGCGAAAAGCTCGCGATGAAAGCTTTCGGGCTTGGCGCGTCCTCTTTGCCGCTTTATAAAATGGGATCAAAATGGGCGCCGGCCGCGATGACGCCTTTTACAGAGGGAGAAAAAATGTCGAAAGGGCCCGGCCCGCTCAAAAGCTGGACACAGATCCGCGATTTCCCGGCACCGCATAAATCGAGATTCAGAGACTGGTTTACAGATAGAGAAACGAGTGAACGCGCGAAGGAGGAGGAGTCATGA
- a CDS encoding sensor histidine kinase → MKFLPSIFPKQFGFFPYIFLVYTIMPFLSLLRETGVKQVLGYGMLLFFVIAYRQLFCNVGRASFTYWLIVQMAVIFIYSVFYNITYIYLGFFPANFVGYYKEKTKFNRAFCGLLLMLLFPCFYQFLVNSVSLQELFPVLPFLVIMLISPFGIRSMFRRIELETKLAQANEQIKELSKREERVRIARDLHDTLGHTLSLLTLKSQLIQRLATSDPERTRLEAKEMETSSRAALKQVRELVSDMRTVTMTEELANIQHILRSGNITFQYEGDEDFSAISPVTQNMISMCMREAVTNIIKHSKATHCAIAISQFADKMKVVIRDDGKGAAKENTFGNGLRGMEERLMLIEGGLTLSAHNGTVLTLTIPLIKKAD, encoded by the coding sequence ATGAAATTTTTACCATCCATATTCCCTAAGCAATTCGGTTTTTTCCCTTATATCTTTCTGGTGTACACCATCATGCCGTTTCTTTCTTTATTGAGAGAAACAGGCGTCAAACAGGTGCTCGGATATGGCATGCTGCTCTTTTTTGTCATAGCCTATCGCCAGTTGTTTTGCAATGTGGGCAGAGCTTCGTTTACGTATTGGCTTATCGTGCAAATGGCGGTTATTTTCATCTATAGTGTGTTTTACAATATCACCTATATCTATTTAGGGTTTTTTCCGGCAAACTTTGTTGGTTATTACAAAGAGAAAACAAAGTTTAACCGTGCGTTCTGCGGTTTACTCCTTATGCTGCTTTTTCCGTGTTTTTATCAATTTCTAGTGAATTCGGTTTCACTCCAGGAGCTTTTTCCTGTTCTTCCGTTTCTCGTCATCATGCTCATTTCTCCATTCGGCATCCGTTCTATGTTTCGGAGAATTGAACTCGAGACCAAACTTGCCCAAGCCAATGAACAGATAAAAGAACTCTCCAAAAGGGAGGAGCGTGTTCGAATCGCCCGTGATCTCCACGATACGCTCGGTCATACCCTTTCGCTTCTTACGTTGAAAAGCCAGCTGATTCAGCGGCTGGCAACATCTGATCCGGAACGGACCCGGCTTGAAGCAAAAGAAATGGAAACCAGTTCAAGAGCCGCACTCAAGCAAGTTCGGGAGCTGGTTTCTGATATGAGAACGGTCACGATGACAGAGGAGCTCGCCAACATTCAGCACATCTTAAGATCGGGAAACATTACGTTTCAATACGAAGGGGACGAAGACTTTTCAGCGATCTCTCCCGTCACACAAAATATGATCAGTATGTGTATGCGGGAAGCTGTGACCAATATCATCAAGCACAGCAAAGCCACCCACTGCGCCATTGCCATTTCTCAGTTTGCTGACAAAATGAAAGTTGTGATACGGGATGACGGAAAGGGTGCGGCGAAGGAGAACACATTTGGGAATGGCCTGCGGGGAATGGAAGAGCGGCTGATGCTCATTGAGGGCGGATTAACGCTTTCAGCTCATAACGGAACGGTGTTGACACTGACGATTCCGCTTATTAAAAAAGCAGATTGA
- the ganA gene encoding beta-galactosidase GanA — protein MMSKLEKKHVTDATFMLHGGDYNPDQWLDRPDILADDIKLMKLSHTNTFSVGIFAWSALEPEEGVYQFEWLDDIFERIHSIGGRVILATPSGARPAWLSQAYPEVLRVNASRVKQLHGGRHNHCLTSKVYREKTRHINRLLAERYGNHPALLMWHISNEYGGECHCDLCQHAFREWLKAKYDNSLKTLNHAWWTPFWSHTFNDWLQIESPSPIGENGLHGLNLDWRRFVTEQTISFYENEIIPLRELTPDIPITTNFMADTPDLIPYQGLDYSKFAKHVDVISWDAYPVWHNDWESTADLAMKVGFINDLYRSLKQQPFLLMECTPSAVNWHNVNKAKRPGMNVLSSMQMIAHGSDSVLYFQYRKSRGSSEKLHGAIVDHDNSPKNRVFQEVAKTGEILERLSEVVGTKRPAETAILYDWENHWALEDAQGYAKATKRYVQTLQQHYRTFWEHDIPVDVITKEQDFSPYKLLIVPMLYLISENTISHLKAFASRGGTLVMTYISGIVNEHDLTYTGGWHPDLQAIFGIEPLETDTLYPKDRNAVSYRSQSYEMKDYATVIDVKTASVEAVYQEDFYARTPAVTSHQYQRGKAYFIGARLEDQFHRDFYEGLITDLSLSPVFSVRHGKGISVQARQDQDNDYIFVMNFTEEKQLVTFDQSVKDMMTGEILSGDLTMEKYEVRIVVNKH, from the coding sequence ATGATGTCAAAGCTTGAAAAAAAGCATGTAACAGATGCAACATTTATGCTCCACGGAGGAGACTACAATCCTGATCAGTGGCTGGATCGGCCTGATATTCTAGCCGATGATATTAAGCTGATGAAGCTTTCTCATACGAATACCTTTTCTGTCGGCATTTTTGCATGGAGCGCGCTTGAGCCGGAGGAGGGCGTGTATCAATTTGAATGGCTTGATGATATTTTTGAACGGATTCACAGCATCGGCGGCCGGGTCATATTAGCAACCCCAAGCGGAGCGCGTCCTGCTTGGCTGTCGCAAGCCTATCCTGAAGTTTTGCGCGTCAATGCTTCCCGCGTCAAGCAGCTGCACGGCGGAAGGCACAACCACTGCCTCACATCTAAAGTCTACCGTGAAAAAACACGTCACATCAACCGGCTATTAGCAGAACGATACGGCAATCATCCGGCGTTGTTAATGTGGCATATTTCAAACGAATACGGTGGAGAGTGCCACTGCGATCTATGCCAGCATGCTTTCAGGGAATGGCTGAAAGCAAAATATGACAACAGCCTCAAGACATTGAACCATGCGTGGTGGACTCCTTTTTGGAGCCATACATTCAATGACTGGTTACAAATTGAAAGTCCATCGCCGATCGGTGAAAATGGCTTGCACGGCCTGAACTTAGACTGGCGCCGGTTCGTCACTGAGCAAACGATTTCGTTTTATGAAAATGAAATCATCCCGCTGAGAGAACTGACACCTGATATTCCGATCACAACGAACTTTATGGCTGACACACCGGATTTGATTCCGTATCAGGGCCTCGACTACAGCAAGTTTGCAAAGCATGTCGATGTCATCAGCTGGGACGCTTACCCGGTCTGGCACAATGACTGGGAAAGCACAGCTGATTTGGCGATGAAGGTCGGCTTTATCAATGACCTATACCGAAGCCTGAAGCAGCAGCCTTTCTTATTAATGGAGTGTACGCCAAGCGCGGTCAATTGGCATAACGTCAACAAGGCGAAGCGCCCGGGCATGAATGTGCTGTCGTCTATGCAGATGATTGCCCACGGCTCGGACAGCGTTCTCTATTTCCAATACCGCAAATCGCGCGGATCATCAGAAAAATTGCACGGAGCAATAGTAGATCATGACAATAGCCCGAAGAACCGGGTCTTTCAGGAAGTGGCCAAAACCGGTGAAATATTAGAACGGCTGTCCGAGGTTGTCGGAACGAAGAGACCGGCTGAAACCGCTATTTTATATGACTGGGAAAACCATTGGGCACTCGAGGACGCTCAGGGGTATGCGAAGGCGACAAAACGTTACGTGCAAACCCTTCAGCAGCATTACCGCACGTTCTGGGAACACGATATCCCTGTCGATGTCATCACGAAAGAACAAGATTTTTCACCATATAAACTGCTGATCGTCCCCATGCTTTATTTAATCAGTGAAAACACCATTTCCCATTTGAAAGCGTTTGCGTCTCGTGGCGGCACCTTAGTCATGACATATATCAGCGGGATTGTAAATGAGCATGATTTAACGTACACAGGCGGATGGCATCCAGACCTGCAAGCGATTTTCGGAATTGAGCCTCTGGAAACCGATACGCTGTACCCAAAGGATCGAAATGCTGTGAGCTATCGCAGCCAATCATATGAAATGAAGGATTATGCAACGGTGATCGATGTAAAGACCGCATCTGTAGAAGCCGTGTATCAAGAAGATTTTTATGCGCGTACGCCAGCGGTCACAAGCCATCAGTATCAGCGGGGCAAGGCGTATTTTATCGGCGCCCGTTTGGAGGATCAATTTCATCGGGATTTCTATGAAGGACTGATCACAGATCTGTCTCTTTCTCCTGTTTTTTCGGTTCGGCACGGAAAAGGCATCTCCGTACAAGCGAGGCAGGATCAGGACAATGATTATATTTTTGTCATGAATTTCACGGAAGAAAAACAGCTTGTCACGTTTGATCAGAGTGTGAAAGATATGATGACAGGAGAAATATTATCCGGCGACCTGACGATGGAGAAATATGAAGTGAGAATCGTCGTAAACAAACATTAG
- a CDS encoding ABC transporter ATP-binding protein, which translates to MMNEAVTVSNVSKHFQKKTAVNNISFSIKKGEIAAILGPNGAGKTTVISMILGLLTPSEGEIKRFNRVPDDKQVREKIGVMLQEVSVMPGLKVNEILELFRSYYPNPLSMKKLISLTALTKEDLKTRAEKLSGGQKRRLNFALALAGNPELLIFDEPTVGMDTSSRHRFWQTIHGLADQGKTIIFSTHYLQEADDAAQRILFFADGRLVADGSPMQLRSRMQKQAVSFEMHSDESLERLSRHPEVERVIQKHQRIIIQTSNTDKVLALIFQENIRACDIRIEQGTLDEAFRQLADGNREAM; encoded by the coding sequence GTGATGAATGAGGCAGTAACAGTAAGCAATGTGTCAAAACATTTTCAGAAAAAAACAGCTGTAAACAACATCAGCTTCAGCATTAAAAAAGGAGAAATTGCAGCTATCCTCGGGCCCAATGGGGCAGGGAAGACGACCGTGATCTCCATGATATTAGGATTGCTAACACCAAGCGAGGGAGAAATCAAACGATTTAACCGGGTTCCTGATGACAAACAGGTGCGGGAAAAAATAGGCGTGATGCTGCAGGAAGTGAGTGTCATGCCGGGACTGAAGGTGAATGAAATCCTCGAGCTCTTCCGAAGCTATTATCCCAATCCATTGTCCATGAAAAAACTTATTTCGTTAACAGCACTCACAAAAGAAGATTTGAAAACGAGGGCAGAAAAGTTATCCGGCGGACAAAAACGCCGTTTGAACTTTGCTTTGGCTCTTGCCGGGAATCCGGAGCTGCTGATCTTTGATGAGCCGACAGTGGGAATGGACACATCATCAAGACATCGATTCTGGCAGACCATTCATGGACTGGCCGATCAAGGAAAAACAATTATTTTTTCAACGCATTATTTGCAGGAAGCGGATGATGCCGCACAGCGAATCTTATTTTTTGCAGACGGGCGGCTTGTGGCAGACGGATCGCCTATGCAACTCCGCTCAAGGATGCAAAAACAGGCTGTTTCTTTTGAGATGCATTCAGATGAATCATTGGAACGGCTGTCCCGTCACCCGGAAGTAGAGCGGGTGATTCAGAAGCACCAAAGGATCATCATTCAAACATCAAATACAGACAAAGTGTTAGCACTCATTTTTCAAGAAAACATACGCGCGTGCGATATCCGGATTGAGCAAGGAACGCTTGATGAGGCATTTCGCCAGCTGGCTGACGGAAACAGGGAGGCGATGTGA
- a CDS encoding ABC transporter permease, translated as MNMLQKQSIAEMKRVLRNKYFVLWSLLMPIAFYYLFTNVVNTGVPDQRAWDAHYLMSMTVFSVMGSSIMTLGIRMVQERSQGWTAFIRITPLPDHIYLSAQMIGQSVIHVLSITVIFLFGALMNDIALSPFEWIMSGLWILFGALPFLALGTLIGRMRKVETAAGISNVLYMLLALGGGMWMPFEVMPEVMQNIGRWLPSYHFGNGAWELVRGGGPSWENILILITYLMLFMLLSKYISRKQEAV; from the coding sequence GTGAACATGCTGCAGAAGCAAAGCATAGCTGAAATGAAAAGGGTGCTTCGGAATAAGTACTTTGTGCTTTGGTCGCTGCTGATGCCGATTGCCTTTTATTATCTCTTTACCAATGTAGTGAATACGGGCGTACCTGATCAACGTGCATGGGACGCCCACTACTTAATGTCGATGACAGTCTTCAGTGTGATGGGGTCCTCTATTATGACGCTTGGAATCCGTATGGTTCAAGAACGGTCACAAGGCTGGACCGCCTTTATCCGCATCACGCCTCTTCCGGATCATATCTATTTATCAGCTCAGATGATCGGCCAAAGTGTGATTCACGTTTTATCCATTACCGTCATCTTTCTGTTCGGCGCGCTCATGAATGACATTGCCCTGTCGCCGTTTGAATGGATCATGAGCGGACTGTGGATTTTGTTTGGCGCATTGCCGTTTTTAGCGTTAGGCACACTCATCGGCCGCATGAGAAAAGTAGAAACCGCAGCCGGAATCAGTAATGTGCTTTACATGCTGCTCGCTTTAGGCGGAGGCATGTGGATGCCGTTTGAGGTCATGCCTGAGGTGATGCAGAACATTGGCCGGTGGCTTCCGTCTTATCATTTCGGTAACGGAGCGTGGGAACTTGTTCGAGGCGGGGGCCCATCATGGGAAAATATTTTGATACTAATCACTTATTTGATGCTCTTCATGCTACTATCTAAGTATATAAGCAGAAAACAAGAAGCGGTGTGA